In Musa acuminata AAA Group cultivar baxijiao chromosome BXJ3-11, Cavendish_Baxijiao_AAA, whole genome shotgun sequence, one DNA window encodes the following:
- the LOC103970710 gene encoding zinc finger protein CONSTANS-LIKE 14 isoform X2 codes for MAEENGGVGGRRGVGCEYCGDAAATLFCRADAARLCVACDRHVHAANALSQKHVRSPICDNCGSQPAAARCAADGLALCADCDWDSHGGGGDGGGGGHQHHHTRVPIDGFSGCPTALELAASWGLDLSVKEASHPPPLNPMPDQLFSNWSTMDSTLDVDPLFRDLYVPCAPKISSMVRRQKNPQSKHPLFQQLMELAKTELTASTACDLSPSTPCQTGRGHEELRESQPMPYTSLLMLAPTELKGTDRLVEEEDLLWDCGPPEQPAQLSTINTTAKWKHSSNYPADKGPTATGNNMSTMIRPLVASSHEHGSAGGAKQISFGEPLIGNEVVKEIKKLDNELLVKNRGDAMLRYKEKRKTRSYDKRIRYESRKARADTRKRVKGRFVKSTEALDVGNGG; via the exons ATGGCGGAGGAGAACGGCGGCGTGGGTGGCCGGCGGGGGGTGGGATGCGAGTACTGCGGGGACGCGGCGGCGACGCTCTTCTGCCGCGCGGACGCCGCCCGGCTCTGCGTCGCGTGCGACCGCCACGTACACGCGGCGAACGCGCTGTCCCAGAAGCACGTGCGGTCCCCGATCTGCGACAACTGCGGGTCGCAGCCAGCCGCGGCCCGCTGCGCCGCCGACGGCCTCGCCCTCTGCGCCGACTGTGACTGGGACTCCCACGGTGGCGGCGGAGATGGAGGTGGTGGAGGCCACCAGCACCACCACACGAGGGTCCCCATCGACGGCTTCTCGGGCTGCCCCACCGCCCTCGAGCTCGCCGCCTCCTGGGGCCTCGATCTCTCCGTGAAGGAGGCGAGCCATCCCCCTCCTCTAAACCCGATGCCGGACCAGTTGTTCTCCAATTGGTCGACCATGGATTCAACCCTGGACGTAGATCCATTGTTCCGAGACCTCTACGTGCCCTGCGCACCTAAAATCTCCAGCATGGTCAGGCGGCAGAAGAACCCTCAGAGCAAGCATCCGCTGTTCCAGCAGCTAATGGAGCTCGCCAAAACGGAGCTGACGGCGTCGACTGCATGCGATCTCAGCCCGAGCACGCCGTGTCAGACCGGCAGAGGCCACGAGGAGCTCCGGGAATCGCAGCCGATGCCATACACCTCCTTGCTCATGTTGGCACCGACCGAGCTGAAGGGGACCGATCGTCTTGTTGAGGAGGAGGATCTGCTGTGGGACTGCGGCCCTCCGGAACAACCTGCTCAG CTGAGCACTATAAACACTACTGCCAAGTGGAAGCACAGTTCAAACTACCCGGCAGATAAGGGACCAACAGCCACTGGAAATAACATGTCGACCATGATAAGGCCTTTGGTTGCTTCATCACATGAGCATGGATCCGCCGGTGGCGCCAAACAAATTTCATTTGGAGAACCCCTAATTGGAAATGAGGTGGTCAAAGAAATAAAGAAGCTTGACAATGAGCTGCTAGTCAAAAACAGGGGCGACGCAATGTTGCGGTATAAGGAGAAAAGAAAAACTCGCAG CTACGATAAACGCATTCGGTACGAGTCCAGGAAAGCAAGGGCTGACACCAGGAAGCGAGTCAAGGGTCGCTTTGTCAAATCCACAGAGGCACTAGATGTTGGCAATGGTGGTTGA
- the LOC103970711 gene encoding UPF0400 protein C337.03, giving the protein MNGSFNGQILVDKLAKLNNTQQSIETLSHWCIFHMNKATQVVETWERQFYCSPREQRVSFLYLANDILQNSRRKGLEFINEFWKVLPDALNDVCGNGDEFGRKTVLRLVDIWDERKVFGSRGQILKEEISGRRLDNGNKNVKAIIYKSKQSSEFLEKIISSYDHVCDEEALFRKCQSAISIVDKLEKELGSDIEYGSINGSEVMGELQMQHHMLLECIEQLKAAELSRATLISYLKEALHEQEIKIEQVRHQLQEAESQYERATVASAQLNGEQPPAEQRTKESSLAFSETSPGFAPEATAGSSDEAQITSTRCTQEEPLTENNSSHSESEHRRTAAAEVAAKLTASASSAQMLCHVLSSLASEGVIGQANKEDFSSDNKRLKTENSVPSHVLLLQPPLQPPLPSLPHPQLQHQLPLLPPGTHPSPIVEPLPSTSTSLPSAQPPPPPLITTQFMPSAAGPMTGIPYVYGSALPPLPNYPPMFGIHLGPSAPNPFHNVQATEGPNTFGQPPLPAPPPPLTRQ; this is encoded by the exons ATGAACGGATCATTTAATGGGCAGATTTTGGTGGATAAGCTTGCTAAGCTCAACAATACGCAGCAGAGCATAGAGA CTTTATCACATTGGTGCATCTTCCACATGAACAAAGCAACACAAGTTGTGGAAACATGGGAGAGACAATTTTATTGCTCTCCGAGGGAACAAAGAGTATCATTTCTCTACCTTGCTAATGATATTTTGCAGAACAGCCGGAGAAAAGGTTTAGAGTTCATTAATGAATTCTGGAAAGTTCTTCCTGATGCTTTAAATGATGTATGTGGTAATGGAGATGAATTTGGAAGGAAAACTGTACTAAGACTG GTTGACATATGGGATGAACGTAAAGTTTTCGGTTCTCGTGGACAAATTCTTAAGGAAGAAATATCGGGAAGGAGGCTTGACAATGGAAATAAAAATGTGAAGGCCATTATTTACAAGTCG AAGCAATCTAGTGAATTTCTGGAGAAGATCATttcaagctatgatcatgtttgtGATGAAGAAGCTTTATTTAGAAAATGTCAAAGTGCTATTAGCATTGTTGATAAATTAGAAAAGGAACTTGGGAGTGATATTGAATATG GGAGTATAAATGGATCCGAAGTCATGGGAGAGTTGCAGATGCAGCATCACATGCTATTAGAGTGCATAGAACAACTAAAGGCAGCTGAATTGTCCAGAGCAACTTTGATATCGTATTTGAAAGAAGCCCTCCATGAGCAG GAAATAAAGATCGAACAAGTTCGTCACCAACTTCAG GAGGCTGAATCACAATATGAGAGAGCAACGGTTGCCTCCGCACAGCTTAATGGTGAACAACCCCCAGCCGAGCAGAGAACCAAGGAATCATCATTGGCATTCTCTGAGACCTCTCCTGGTTTTGCCCCTGAAGCTACTGCTGGCTCCTCGGACGAAGCACAAATAACTTCCACCAGATGCACCCAGGAGGAACCTCTCACCGAAAATAATTCTTCTCATTCTGAGAGTGAACACCGGAGAACGGCAGCTGCTGAAGTGGCAGCAAAACTCACTGCGTCTGCCTCCTCCGCCCAAATGCTGTGCCATGTCCTCTCCTCTCTGGCCTCGGAGGGTGTCATTGGCCAGGCAAACAAAGAAGATTTTTCTTCCGACAATAAGAGGCTTAAAACAGAAAACAGTGTGCCTTCTCATGTGCTGCTGCTGCAGCCTCCGCTTCAGCCACCGTTGCCATCTCTTCCACATCCTCAATTACAGCATCAGCTGCCGCTGCTACCACCAGGGACTCATCCAAGCCCCATTGTAGAGCCGCTGCCGTCTACATCAACTTCACTGCCATCAGCACAGCCGCCACCACCCCCACTTATCACCACTCAGTTCATGCCGTCAGCTGCTGGACCTATGACGGGCATCCCATATGTCTACGGTTCAGCTCTGCCACCTCTCCCAAATTATCCGCCAATGTTTGGCATTCATCTCGGTCCAAGTGCTCCAAATCCATTCCACAATGTTCAAGCAACGGAGGGGCCCAATACCTTTGGCCAACCACCATTACCGGCACCGCCACCGCCATTGACCCGGCAATGA
- the LOC103970710 gene encoding zinc finger protein CONSTANS-LIKE 13 isoform X1: protein MAEENGGVGGRRGVGCEYCGDAAATLFCRADAARLCVACDRHVHAANALSQKHVRSPICDNCGSQPAAARCAADGLALCADCDWDSHGGGGDGGGGGHQHHHTRVPIDGFSGCPTALELAASWGLDLSVKEASHPPPLNPMPDQLFSNWSTMDSTLDVDPLFRDLYVPCAPKISSMVRRQKNPQSKHPLFQQLMELAKTELTASTACDLSPSTPCQTGRGHEELRESQPMPYTSLLMLAPTELKGTDRLVEEEDLLWDCGPPEQPAQIWDFNLGRFRDQKESYALEFAYGTNNEGFMIKSYNDLLKENPFATTKVLEDIGDANCPSNDDFLSPNVRHMQSQTLSTINTTAKWKHSSNYPADKGPTATGNNMSTMIRPLVASSHEHGSAGGAKQISFGEPLIGNEVVKEIKKLDNELLVKNRGDAMLRYKEKRKTRSYDKRIRYESRKARADTRKRVKGRFVKSTEALDVGNGG, encoded by the exons ATGGCGGAGGAGAACGGCGGCGTGGGTGGCCGGCGGGGGGTGGGATGCGAGTACTGCGGGGACGCGGCGGCGACGCTCTTCTGCCGCGCGGACGCCGCCCGGCTCTGCGTCGCGTGCGACCGCCACGTACACGCGGCGAACGCGCTGTCCCAGAAGCACGTGCGGTCCCCGATCTGCGACAACTGCGGGTCGCAGCCAGCCGCGGCCCGCTGCGCCGCCGACGGCCTCGCCCTCTGCGCCGACTGTGACTGGGACTCCCACGGTGGCGGCGGAGATGGAGGTGGTGGAGGCCACCAGCACCACCACACGAGGGTCCCCATCGACGGCTTCTCGGGCTGCCCCACCGCCCTCGAGCTCGCCGCCTCCTGGGGCCTCGATCTCTCCGTGAAGGAGGCGAGCCATCCCCCTCCTCTAAACCCGATGCCGGACCAGTTGTTCTCCAATTGGTCGACCATGGATTCAACCCTGGACGTAGATCCATTGTTCCGAGACCTCTACGTGCCCTGCGCACCTAAAATCTCCAGCATGGTCAGGCGGCAGAAGAACCCTCAGAGCAAGCATCCGCTGTTCCAGCAGCTAATGGAGCTCGCCAAAACGGAGCTGACGGCGTCGACTGCATGCGATCTCAGCCCGAGCACGCCGTGTCAGACCGGCAGAGGCCACGAGGAGCTCCGGGAATCGCAGCCGATGCCATACACCTCCTTGCTCATGTTGGCACCGACCGAGCTGAAGGGGACCGATCGTCTTGTTGAGGAGGAGGATCTGCTGTGGGACTGCGGCCCTCCGGAACAACCTGCTCAG ATATGGGATTTTAATCTTGGAAGATTTAGAGACCAGAAGGAATCTTATGCACTTGAATTTGCATATGGTACAAACAATGAGGGATTTATGATCAAGAGTTACAATGACCTTCTCAAGGAAAATCCTTTTGCAACTACAAAAGTATTGGAAGACATAGGTGATGCAAATTGTCCTTCAAACGATGATTTCTTGTCGCCTAATGTCCGCCATATGCAGTCTCAAACT CTGAGCACTATAAACACTACTGCCAAGTGGAAGCACAGTTCAAACTACCCGGCAGATAAGGGACCAACAGCCACTGGAAATAACATGTCGACCATGATAAGGCCTTTGGTTGCTTCATCACATGAGCATGGATCCGCCGGTGGCGCCAAACAAATTTCATTTGGAGAACCCCTAATTGGAAATGAGGTGGTCAAAGAAATAAAGAAGCTTGACAATGAGCTGCTAGTCAAAAACAGGGGCGACGCAATGTTGCGGTATAAGGAGAAAAGAAAAACTCGCAG CTACGATAAACGCATTCGGTACGAGTCCAGGAAAGCAAGGGCTGACACCAGGAAGCGAGTCAAGGGTCGCTTTGTCAAATCCACAGAGGCACTAGATGTTGGCAATGGTGGTTGA
- the LOC103970713 gene encoding DEK domain-containing chromatin-associated protein 1 isoform X2, which produces MDTEAGEEAKNAGDGSPTAEQEDKEQGDGSSAAPPEAGGEANKEEEGGDVAKEKVEGEKRKRGRKRKAALDKSGEEGEGMPKERKRRSVVVREGATPVERPSRERKTVERFSEMSLPRSPVPKTLSFKQGSGEKLKDIPNVFFKLSKRKADDNLQALHGILFGRKANVHYLKRNILQFSGFVWSENEAKQRARFKEKLDKCKKERLLDFCDLLDIHAVKASSKKEEIIANLMEFLESPCVTRDVVLAEKEEKKRGRAKGRSHSTPGEASSDRRIKKQRTSHKQSAQDENEDNEEGASVDTKEASSDGEGDGHAQEESDRDLDHEENEEDEQEEPEATNKSEDEPNSTHGNKKGSSKEMNKQGSRASTEEKSAMRKNSAKVTKSALSSPRKSDPVDDSDSEPRSTTKSKQERGRKGRAIEKPPATKENTRKKRSAKSESKVMEKKRGKVKTSKATNSEPSTEELHAVVSDILKEVDFNTATLADILRQLGARFKMNLMDRKAEVKRIIEDVINSMSDDEDGEDEDRAEDAKEDDTKEGSDDGDGDK; this is translated from the exons ATGGACACTGAAGCAGGGGAGGAGGCCAAGAACGCCGGCGACGGATCTCCCACAGCAGAGCAGGAGGACAAGGAACAGGGGGATGGCTCGTCCGCGGCGCCGCCTGAGGCCGGAGGAGAGGCGAacaaggaggaggagggcggTGATGTGGCGAAGGAGAAAGTAGAAGGTGAGAAGCGGAAGCGAGGGAGGAAGAGGAAAGCGGCGTTGGACAAGAGCGGAGAGGAGGGGGAGgggatgccgaaggagaggaagcGGCGGTCGGTGGTCGTGCGGGAAGGAGCCACCCCGGTGGAGAGGCCGTCCAGGGAGCGGAAGACCGTCGAGAGGTTCTCGGAGATGTCCCTTCCGAGGTCTCCCGTGCCGAAGACTTTGTCTTTCAAGCAG GGTTCCGGAGAGAAGCTGAAAGACATTCCAAATG TTTTTTTTAAGTTGTCAAAACGAAAAGCTGATGACAACCTTCAAGCGCTTCATGGCATTCTTTTTGGAAGGAAAGCAAAT GTACATTATCTTAAGAGAAATATTCTCCAGTTCTCTGGATTTGTTTGGAGCGAGAATGAG GCAAAGCAGAGGGCAAGGTTTaaagaaaagcttgataagtgTAAGAAGGAAAGGTTGCTTGATTTCTGTGACTTACTTGATATTCATGCTGTAAAAGCCTCTTCCAAAAAG GAAGAAATTATAGCAAATTTGATGGAATTTTTGGAATCTCCTTGTGTAACTAGAGATGTAGTACTTGCTGAAAAG GAAGAAAAGAAACGAGGGAGGGCAAAGGGAAGAAGTCATTCAACACCTGGAGAAGCATCTTCAGATAGACGAATTAAG AAACAAAGAACGAGCCACAAGCAATCAGCTCAAGACGAGAACGAGGATAATGAAGAGGGTGCTTCAGTTGACACAAAGGAAGCATCTAGTGATGGCGAAGGTGATGGGCATGCACAGGAAGAGAGTGATCGTGATCTGGATCATGAAGAAAATGAGGAAGATGAGCAAGAGGAGCCTGAAGCCACTAATAAAAG cGAAGATGAACCAAATTCAACCCATGGAAACAAAAAGGGTTCTTCCAAGGAGATGAACAAGCAAGGCTCAAGGGCCTCAACAGAAGAGAAATCTGCAATGAGAAAGAATTCTGCTAAGGTTACTAAAAGTGCCTTATCATCACCAAGAAAAAGTGATCCCGTGGATGATAGTGATTCCGAGCCACGTTCAACCACCAAAAGCAAACAGGAGCGTGGAAGGAAGGGACGGGCAATTGAGAAACCTCCAGCTACCAAGGAAAACACCAGGAAGAAAAGATCTGCTAAGTCAGAGTCAAAGGTTATGGAGAAAAAACGAG GAAAAGTCAAGACTAGTAAGGCCACCAACAGTGAACCTAGCACAGAGGAGTTGCATGCTGTTGTGAGTGATATACTGAAAGAAGTGGACTTCAATACT GCAACTTTGGCCGATATTCTGAGACAGTTAG GGGCTCGCTTCAAGATGAATCTGATGGACAGAAAAGCGGAAGTGAAGCGCATAATTGAGGATGTCATAAACAGTATGTCTGACGATGAAGACGGTGAGGATGAAGATCGTGCCGAAGATGCCAAGGAGGACGACACAAAGGAAGGTTCTGATGATGGAGATGGTGATAAGTAG
- the LOC103970713 gene encoding DEK domain-containing chromatin-associated protein 1 isoform X1 encodes MDTEAGEEAKNAGDGSPTAEQEDKEQGDGSSAAPPEAGGEANKEEEGGDVAKEKVEGEKRKRGRKRKAALDKSGEEGEGMPKERKRRSVVVREGATPVERPSRERKTVERFSEMSLPRSPVPKTLSFKQGSGEKLKDIPNVFFKLSKRKADDNLQALHGILFGRKANVHYLKRNILQFSGFVWSENEAKQRARFKEKLDKCKKERLLDFCDLLDIHAVKASSKKEEIIANLMEFLESPCVTRDVVLAEKEEKKRGRAKGRSHSTPGEASSDRRIKHLLMCRNKERATSNQLKTRTRIMKRVLQLTQRKHLVMAKVMGMHRKRVIVIWIMKKMRKMSKRSLKPLIKDEPNSTHGNKKGSSKEMNKQGSRASTEEKSAMRKNSAKVTKSALSSPRKSDPVDDSDSEPRSTTKSKQERGRKGRAIEKPPATKENTRKKRSAKSESKVMEKKRGKVKTSKATNSEPSTEELHAVVSDILKEVDFNTATLADILRQLGARFKMNLMDRKAEVKRIIEDVINSMSDDEDGEDEDRAEDAKEDDTKEGSDDGDGDK; translated from the exons ATGGACACTGAAGCAGGGGAGGAGGCCAAGAACGCCGGCGACGGATCTCCCACAGCAGAGCAGGAGGACAAGGAACAGGGGGATGGCTCGTCCGCGGCGCCGCCTGAGGCCGGAGGAGAGGCGAacaaggaggaggagggcggTGATGTGGCGAAGGAGAAAGTAGAAGGTGAGAAGCGGAAGCGAGGGAGGAAGAGGAAAGCGGCGTTGGACAAGAGCGGAGAGGAGGGGGAGgggatgccgaaggagaggaagcGGCGGTCGGTGGTCGTGCGGGAAGGAGCCACCCCGGTGGAGAGGCCGTCCAGGGAGCGGAAGACCGTCGAGAGGTTCTCGGAGATGTCCCTTCCGAGGTCTCCCGTGCCGAAGACTTTGTCTTTCAAGCAG GGTTCCGGAGAGAAGCTGAAAGACATTCCAAATG TTTTTTTTAAGTTGTCAAAACGAAAAGCTGATGACAACCTTCAAGCGCTTCATGGCATTCTTTTTGGAAGGAAAGCAAAT GTACATTATCTTAAGAGAAATATTCTCCAGTTCTCTGGATTTGTTTGGAGCGAGAATGAG GCAAAGCAGAGGGCAAGGTTTaaagaaaagcttgataagtgTAAGAAGGAAAGGTTGCTTGATTTCTGTGACTTACTTGATATTCATGCTGTAAAAGCCTCTTCCAAAAAG GAAGAAATTATAGCAAATTTGATGGAATTTTTGGAATCTCCTTGTGTAACTAGAGATGTAGTACTTGCTGAAAAG GAAGAAAAGAAACGAGGGAGGGCAAAGGGAAGAAGTCATTCAACACCTGGAGAAGCATCTTCAGATAGACGAATTAAG CACCTCTTAATGTGCAGAAACAAAGAACGAGCCACAAGCAATCAGCTCAAGACGAGAACGAGGATAATGAAGAGGGTGCTTCAGTTGACACAAAGGAAGCATCTAGTGATGGCGAAGGTGATGGGCATGCACAGGAAGAGAGTGATCGTGATCTGGATCATGAAGAAAATGAGGAAGATGAGCAAGAGGAGCCTGAAGCCACTAATAAAAG ATGAACCAAATTCAACCCATGGAAACAAAAAGGGTTCTTCCAAGGAGATGAACAAGCAAGGCTCAAGGGCCTCAACAGAAGAGAAATCTGCAATGAGAAAGAATTCTGCTAAGGTTACTAAAAGTGCCTTATCATCACCAAGAAAAAGTGATCCCGTGGATGATAGTGATTCCGAGCCACGTTCAACCACCAAAAGCAAACAGGAGCGTGGAAGGAAGGGACGGGCAATTGAGAAACCTCCAGCTACCAAGGAAAACACCAGGAAGAAAAGATCTGCTAAGTCAGAGTCAAAGGTTATGGAGAAAAAACGAG GAAAAGTCAAGACTAGTAAGGCCACCAACAGTGAACCTAGCACAGAGGAGTTGCATGCTGTTGTGAGTGATATACTGAAAGAAGTGGACTTCAATACT GCAACTTTGGCCGATATTCTGAGACAGTTAG GGGCTCGCTTCAAGATGAATCTGATGGACAGAAAAGCGGAAGTGAAGCGCATAATTGAGGATGTCATAAACAGTATGTCTGACGATGAAGACGGTGAGGATGAAGATCGTGCCGAAGATGCCAAGGAGGACGACACAAAGGAAGGTTCTGATGATGGAGATGGTGATAAGTAG